The Chryseolinea soli genome contains a region encoding:
- a CDS encoding DUF4421 domain-containing protein — MIALFRFFAVVAFTLLALTTQAQSRSQKERHKPDLHDTTYYTSYENQITGRYYFSKKYTLLRFRNFAEGYSFSYRPNTTLNMGVGATYRWATLNLAYGFGFLNPDRGKGDTRYLDLQFHTYSRKIILDAFGQFYRGFYLAGTDITTDNSYYLRPDLKVNLIGISTQYIFNHDRFSYRAAFHQNEWQKKSAGTFIAGLEGYYGTVLADSTIVPTAVDKPVATGNADHLKFFEFGPNVGYAYSLVIRRHFYITASAAVSLDYGGTQISENSGSEWVYGFSPNTFFRVFCGYNTRVWAISALYLTNAVHMHARGEGQVTLNTGNARLNFVYRFKPSRKAKRVLKYIDKVG, encoded by the coding sequence ATGATCGCGCTATTTCGTTTTTTCGCGGTCGTGGCGTTCACCCTACTTGCCCTCACGACGCAGGCGCAATCACGATCACAAAAAGAAAGACACAAGCCCGACCTGCACGACACCACCTACTATACTTCCTATGAGAATCAGATCACGGGTCGCTACTATTTCTCCAAGAAATATACTCTCTTGCGCTTTCGGAACTTTGCCGAAGGCTATAGCTTTTCATACCGGCCCAACACGACCTTGAACATGGGAGTGGGCGCCACCTATCGATGGGCCACCCTAAACCTGGCCTATGGCTTTGGCTTTCTCAATCCCGACCGCGGCAAGGGCGACACGCGCTACCTCGACCTGCAATTCCATACCTACAGTCGCAAGATCATACTCGACGCATTCGGTCAGTTTTATCGGGGATTTTATTTGGCCGGTACCGACATCACTACCGACAACAGCTATTACCTGCGGCCCGATTTGAAAGTGAACCTCATCGGTATTTCTACACAATATATTTTTAATCACGACCGGTTTTCCTATCGCGCGGCCTTCCACCAAAACGAGTGGCAAAAAAAATCTGCCGGCACGTTCATCGCCGGGCTCGAAGGCTACTATGGCACGGTGTTGGCCGACAGTACCATTGTGCCCACGGCCGTGGACAAACCCGTGGCCACGGGCAACGCCGACCACCTGAAGTTTTTTGAATTTGGGCCGAATGTCGGGTATGCGTATAGTCTCGTTATCCGAAGACATTTTTACATCACGGCTTCCGCGGCGGTGAGCCTAGACTACGGTGGTACCCAGATCTCCGAGAACTCGGGAAGCGAGTGGGTGTATGGCTTTAGTCCCAATACATTCTTTCGGGTCTTTTGCGGATACAACACCCGCGTGTGGGCCATCAGTGCCCTTTATCTGACCAACGCGGTTCATATGCACGCCAGAGGCGAAGGACAGGTGACGCTCAACACGGGCAACGCCCGTTTGAATTTTGTGTATCGCTTCAAGCCAAGCCGGAAGGCAAAACGGGTGTTGAAGTATATCGATAAGGTAGGATAA
- a CDS encoding DMT family transporter, giving the protein MNWIILIIAGIFEVVFAACLGKAKETSGTASMLWLAGFFVSATISMVLLFKAIQTLPIGTAYAVWTGIGAVGTVIVGILIFKEPADFWRMFFMTTLIASIVGLKFVSH; this is encoded by the coding sequence ATGAACTGGATCATCCTGATTATCGCCGGTATTTTTGAAGTCGTTTTTGCCGCGTGCCTGGGAAAGGCAAAGGAAACCAGTGGCACAGCGTCGATGCTTTGGCTGGCAGGATTTTTTGTGTCGGCCACCATCAGCATGGTGCTGTTGTTCAAGGCCATCCAAACCTTGCCGATCGGCACAGCCTATGCGGTGTGGACGGGCATTGGTGCTGTCGGGACGGTGATCGTGGGGATTCTTATTTTTAAGGAACCCGCCGATTTCTGGCGGATGTTTTTTATGACCACGCTCATTGCTTCTATTGTCGGATTGAAATTTGTGTCGCACTAG
- a CDS encoding cation diffusion facilitator family transporter: protein MHDHQHDHHHHALDITHVSRMLVVGIILNLVFVVVEFVAGFFSNALSLLSDAGHNLSDVASLALALAAFKLLAVKPTPKYTYGYRKASILISLLNAVILLIAVGSIGYESFYRFFSPKPVHTATIIWVASVGIGINALSALLFFRNKEQDLNIKGAYLHLLVDALVSVGVVVSGIVIYYTQWLWIDPLISIVIMVVIISSTWRLLRDSLLLSIDAVPREIDMNAIRAAALKLPGIKDIHHIHVWALSTSENALTAHLVLGEALSLKDSAEVKRKLKHDLEHLGIQHATLETEISDCHDECGTTV, encoded by the coding sequence ATGCACGATCATCAACACGATCACCATCACCATGCCCTCGATATCACCCATGTCAGCCGTATGCTGGTGGTGGGGATCATCCTGAACCTGGTGTTTGTGGTGGTGGAGTTTGTGGCCGGTTTTTTCTCTAATGCCTTGTCGCTGCTTTCGGATGCCGGACATAACCTTAGCGACGTGGCCAGCCTGGCGCTGGCATTGGCGGCGTTCAAGCTCCTCGCCGTGAAGCCTACCCCAAAGTACACCTATGGGTATCGAAAAGCCTCCATCCTCATCTCGCTCCTCAATGCGGTGATCCTGTTGATCGCCGTGGGCAGCATCGGGTACGAATCCTTCTATCGCTTCTTTTCACCAAAGCCCGTCCACACGGCCACCATCATTTGGGTGGCATCGGTCGGCATCGGCATCAATGCGCTGTCGGCCTTGTTGTTTTTCCGAAACAAAGAACAAGACCTCAACATCAAGGGCGCTTACCTCCACCTGCTGGTAGACGCGCTGGTTTCGGTTGGTGTGGTGGTGTCGGGGATTGTGATCTACTATACGCAGTGGCTGTGGATCGACCCGCTCATCAGCATCGTGATCATGGTCGTCATCATTTCCAGCACGTGGCGGCTGCTGCGCGATAGTCTGCTGCTTTCCATCGATGCGGTTCCGCGCGAGATCGACATGAACGCCATTCGCGCCGCGGCCTTGAAGTTGCCCGGCATCAAAGATATTCACCACATCCACGTGTGGGCGCTCAGCACGTCTGAGAATGCCTTGACTGCCCACCTGGTGCTGGGTGAAGCGCTTTCGCTAAAAGATAGCGCCGAGGTGAAACGAAAATTGAAACACGACCTGGAACACCTGGGCATTCAACATGCCACGTTGGAGACCGAAATATCGGATTGCCATGACGAATGCGGCACAACCGTTTAG
- a CDS encoding universal stress protein, with the protein MKKILVPTDFSKPAQIAATVAADIARKSGAELTFLHVIEEATGNSLNVEGQVNVEGDWEERLFTLKLIEKAKKQMSKLVEDPKLEGVRVKQALRIGSPYHGMNAIITEKKVDLVVMGTAGRSDLEQMIIGSNTEKVVRLSNCPVLTVHEKPASKNFKDIVYATAMEKDEEVFSRIVRTTQKLYNSTVHLVRINTPGNFQRDAVVKKAMEDFAKKLQLTNYTINVFNDVSEEEGIVYFADSIDADLIAMATHGRTGFAHVLAGSIAEEVVSHSRRPVLTFVTKRRK; encoded by the coding sequence ATGAAAAAAATACTAGTCCCAACCGATTTCTCTAAACCCGCACAGATCGCCGCCACTGTGGCTGCAGACATCGCCCGCAAATCCGGCGCCGAGCTCACCTTTCTGCACGTGATCGAAGAAGCTACCGGCAACTCGTTGAACGTAGAAGGCCAGGTAAATGTGGAGGGCGATTGGGAGGAAAGGCTTTTCACCTTGAAGCTGATCGAGAAAGCAAAAAAGCAAATGTCCAAACTGGTGGAAGACCCCAAACTGGAAGGCGTGCGTGTGAAGCAGGCGCTCCGCATCGGCTCGCCCTACCATGGCATGAATGCGATCATCACCGAAAAGAAAGTGGACCTCGTGGTGATGGGCACGGCCGGCCGTTCCGACCTCGAGCAAATGATCATCGGATCGAACACCGAAAAAGTAGTACGTCTTTCCAACTGCCCCGTGTTGACGGTGCATGAAAAACCCGCGAGCAAAAACTTCAAGGACATCGTATACGCCACCGCGATGGAAAAAGACGAAGAGGTGTTCTCCCGCATTGTGAGAACGACGCAAAAGCTGTACAACTCCACCGTACACCTTGTGCGCATCAACACCCCGGGCAATTTCCAACGCGATGCGGTGGTGAAAAAGGCCATGGAGGATTTTGCAAAGAAATTGCAACTGACAAACTATACCATCAATGTGTTCAACGACGTGAGCGAGGAAGAGGGCATTGTTTACTTTGCCGACAGCATCGACGCCGACCTGATCGCCATGGCGACGCATGGCCGCACAGGTTTTGCGCACGTATTGGCCGGCAGCATCGCCGAAGAAGTGGTGAGCCACTCCAGACGTCCGGTGCTAACGTTTGTGACGAAACGTAGAAAATAA
- a CDS encoding J domain-containing protein: protein MDYYQILGVSYSASAADIKRAYRRLAVSYHPDKNPDPKAHALFKDINAAYDVLSDPAKKSVYDQRRYNQYAVVVHTNVDVRPRHRDPAYRGHAATVPPKNGRPTLRQSMKKYLPWASKASQFCLAISLVLLIDYFLPNRITEEKIVYANTVEKAGGRYAYRGWLVETDKGRKLDFPAELMEFFQPGQPITFRSSLLFNVPRKVISGGYIHHVGMSLYGNFLFLPLSLFVISALGVYQRKKIEAGFNFGVTSTIVLVMMTLIILSL, encoded by the coding sequence ATGGACTATTACCAGATTTTGGGCGTTAGCTACTCCGCCAGTGCTGCAGACATCAAGCGGGCCTACCGGAGGCTCGCCGTTTCTTACCATCCCGATAAAAATCCCGACCCGAAAGCGCACGCGCTTTTCAAGGATATCAACGCGGCCTATGATGTGTTGAGCGATCCGGCGAAAAAGAGCGTCTATGATCAGCGGCGCTATAACCAGTATGCCGTGGTCGTCCATACCAATGTAGACGTCCGGCCACGCCATCGCGACCCGGCTTACCGCGGCCACGCGGCCACGGTGCCACCAAAAAATGGAAGGCCCACCTTGCGGCAGTCCATGAAAAAATATCTCCCCTGGGCTTCGAAGGCTTCTCAATTTTGTCTGGCCATTTCCCTGGTGCTGCTCATCGACTATTTTTTACCAAACCGGATCACGGAGGAAAAGATCGTCTATGCCAACACGGTAGAAAAAGCCGGAGGACGCTACGCGTATCGCGGCTGGTTGGTGGAGACCGACAAAGGACGCAAACTGGATTTCCCTGCCGAACTGATGGAATTCTTCCAGCCGGGTCAGCCGATCACCTTCCGCTCGTCGCTCCTGTTCAATGTTCCCCGCAAGGTGATTTCGGGTGGTTATATTCACCACGTCGGCATGTCGCTGTATGGCAACTTTCTTTTTTTGCCGTTGAGCTTGTTCGTCATCTCAGCGCTGGGCGTGTACCAGCGAAAAAAGATCGAGGCGGGATTCAACTTTGGAGTTACCAGCACCATCGTACTGGTGATGATGACCCTGATAATCTTATCTTTGTAG
- a CDS encoding translation initiation factor: MSKKNDWKKRDGVVYSTSSDFEFSYQQNEEAQTLPPQQQNLKVQLDKSMRAGKQVTLVTGFVGTGDDLDTLGKLLKSKCGVGGSVKDGEVIIQGDHRDKIVQILQKEGYKAKRVG, from the coding sequence ATGAGCAAAAAGAACGACTGGAAGAAACGCGACGGCGTGGTATACTCCACGTCTTCCGATTTTGAATTCTCCTATCAGCAAAACGAAGAAGCCCAAACGCTTCCCCCGCAACAACAAAATTTGAAAGTGCAGCTCGATAAAAGCATGCGCGCTGGAAAACAAGTGACGCTGGTGACGGGCTTTGTGGGTACGGGCGATGATTTGGATACGTTGGGAAAACTTTTGAAATCGAAGTGTGGGGTGGGGGGGTCTGTGAAGGATGGTGAGGTGATTATTCAGGGGGATCATCGTGATAAGATCGTTCAGATCTTGCAGAAGGAAGGCTATAAGGCGAAGCGGGTGGGTTAA
- a CDS encoding LytR/AlgR family response regulator transcription factor, with product MKVLIIEDEIPAAEKLERYLLKYDASTTVAAILDTVESAVAWLRDHQSEVDLIFMDIQLKDGLSFQIFQQVPVKKPVIFTTAFNEFALDAFKVSSIDYLLKPITFTDLSAALKKLESLREQLHQPKDQPERMQALVANLKTKEYKTRFMVKLGEHIRSITTDQIGLFYADGRDVYLVTTQNRKFIIDYTLESLEDILDPKVFFRLNRTFILNINAIKDVLVYSNSRLKITLVQEFDKEIIVSREKVGDFKEWFDGLQNA from the coding sequence ATGAAGGTTTTAATCATAGAAGACGAAATACCGGCTGCCGAAAAACTGGAACGCTACCTGTTGAAGTACGACGCCTCCACCACGGTGGCTGCCATCCTCGATACCGTAGAGAGCGCCGTCGCGTGGCTGCGCGACCACCAGAGCGAGGTGGACCTCATCTTTATGGACATCCAATTGAAGGATGGCCTCAGCTTCCAGATCTTTCAACAGGTGCCCGTGAAGAAACCCGTGATCTTCACCACGGCGTTCAACGAGTTTGCCCTCGACGCATTCAAAGTGAGCAGCATCGACTATTTGCTGAAACCCATCACGTTCACCGATCTCTCGGCCGCGCTCAAAAAACTGGAAAGCCTCCGCGAGCAACTCCATCAGCCGAAGGATCAGCCCGAACGCATGCAGGCACTGGTCGCCAACCTGAAAACGAAGGAGTACAAAACGCGTTTCATGGTAAAGCTGGGCGAACACATTCGCTCCATCACCACCGACCAGATCGGCCTTTTCTACGCCGACGGCCGCGACGTCTATTTAGTGACCACCCAAAACCGGAAATTCATCATCGACTATACGCTGGAATCACTGGAGGATATCCTCGATCCGAAGGTTTTCTTCCGGCTTAACCGAACATTTATCTTGAACATCAATGCCATCAAGGATGTACTGGTATATTCCAACAGCCGGCTGAAGATCACACTTGTGCAGGAGTTTGATAAGGAAATTATTGTGAGCCGGGAAAAGGTAGGAGACTTCAAGGAATGGTTTGACGGATTACAAAACGCTTGA
- a CDS encoding histidine kinase codes for MKRYFIHNAFFRLLTPLVYGVMAYLLVLLINNHVSQLNDFFSSQEVYVFIVLMYLSLESMRAVIVLLDKFLPERYLPVRVPVQFIITTLLSVGLVFLGLHLYFKYGVGFSMSGVQTLIFLILFTVTALLYNILYFSNHYLQKENTLKLSIEKQQQEVLEAEMVEFKNDVNPELLYESLESLITLMYRDVEQAEEYIDCLASAYRYVLSNRHKELVPVATELEAAKNLVKLLNEKHFGQLRLESSLEAAELDAMLIPGSLPIIIESLVRNTIISRFEPMIIRCYWEDDYITIQSKLNDRLLQHPNTELAMNRLQRSYSLYSDLTLIKVKAYEENYIKLPVIRVAEEITTY; via the coding sequence ATGAAGCGGTATTTTATCCATAATGCATTTTTCCGGCTCCTCACCCCCCTGGTGTATGGCGTGATGGCCTATTTACTGGTCCTGCTCATCAACAACCATGTGTCGCAGTTGAATGACTTCTTCAGCAGCCAGGAAGTGTATGTGTTTATTGTGTTGATGTACCTCTCGCTGGAGTCTATGCGGGCGGTCATTGTGCTGCTGGATAAATTTCTTCCCGAGCGGTACCTGCCGGTGAGGGTTCCGGTTCAGTTTATCATCACCACATTGCTTTCCGTCGGCTTGGTCTTCCTGGGATTGCATTTGTATTTCAAATATGGCGTTGGGTTCAGCATGAGCGGCGTTCAGACGTTGATCTTCCTCATCCTGTTCACCGTGACGGCGCTGTTATACAATATCCTGTACTTCAGCAACCATTACCTGCAAAAAGAGAACACCCTAAAGCTGAGCATCGAGAAGCAACAGCAGGAAGTGTTGGAAGCGGAAATGGTGGAATTTAAAAACGACGTAAATCCGGAGCTGCTGTACGAAAGCCTGGAAAGCCTTATCACATTGATGTACCGCGACGTGGAGCAGGCCGAAGAATACATCGATTGCCTGGCCAGCGCCTATCGCTATGTGCTCAGCAATCGTCACAAGGAGCTTGTTCCCGTGGCCACGGAGTTGGAGGCCGCCAAAAACCTGGTGAAATTGCTCAATGAAAAACATTTCGGCCAACTTCGGTTGGAGTCTTCCCTGGAGGCGGCCGAGCTCGATGCCATGCTCATCCCCGGCTCGCTGCCCATCATCATCGAAAGCCTTGTGCGCAACACCATCATCTCGCGCTTCGAGCCGATGATCATTCGCTGCTACTGGGAAGACGACTATATCACCATTCAAAGCAAACTGAACGACCGCCTGCTGCAGCACCCCAATACCGAGCTGGCTATGAACCGGCTGCAACGTTCCTATTCCCTCTACAGCGACCTCACCCTGATCAAGGTGAAGGCCTACGAAGAAAATTATATTAAATTGCCCGTGATTCGCGTGGCGGAAGAAATCACGACATATTGA
- a CDS encoding sensor histidine kinase yields the protein MSSSSRSYYMNALFRRTLLVTFISGALGWLLFAYLHFSETDSFPTIRENFTGMLVGIGIGCLNGFALYYANRLLDRALPWRNYYAARFVAGYLANYAVALLLTLALVQGCIALFGADVFWNGFSLQDVDLKVKLGILLLATLFIYKVIYALLYSYQHYAVAQIENIQRERKQLELQFEALKSQISPHYLFNSLNTISSLLYKDTPSAEQFIRRLVQTYQYILSTQHKQYVTLQDEIDFVQSYYYLLRIRFQQLLTVEINLPHNIMHTKIPPLTLQILVENAVKHNNLNTDKKLFIYITAQDNMFLKVINTKTGNLTGVQSFRVGLENIQKRYEFFTDKKIEIKDDDKFSVTLPVIHLKTREQEQKHSA from the coding sequence ATGAGTTCTTCATCCCGATCCTACTACATGAATGCCTTGTTTCGAAGAACGCTCCTGGTCACCTTCATCTCCGGAGCCTTGGGATGGCTGCTCTTTGCTTACCTTCATTTCAGTGAAACGGATTCTTTCCCCACGATCCGCGAAAATTTCACCGGGATGCTGGTGGGCATCGGCATTGGGTGCCTCAACGGCTTTGCATTGTATTATGCGAACCGTCTGCTGGACCGGGCGTTGCCTTGGAGAAATTATTATGCCGCACGCTTTGTCGCGGGCTACCTGGCCAACTACGCAGTTGCCCTGCTCCTCACGCTTGCCCTCGTTCAAGGCTGCATCGCGCTCTTTGGCGCCGATGTTTTTTGGAATGGATTTTCCTTGCAGGATGTCGATTTGAAAGTGAAGCTGGGCATTCTTTTGCTGGCCACTCTGTTTATCTACAAAGTGATCTATGCGCTGCTCTACTCCTATCAACATTATGCCGTAGCACAGATCGAAAATATCCAACGCGAACGCAAACAACTGGAGTTGCAGTTCGAAGCGTTGAAGAGCCAGATCAGCCCGCATTATTTGTTCAACAGCCTGAACACGATCTCATCGCTTCTCTATAAAGACACGCCTTCCGCCGAGCAATTTATTCGCCGGCTGGTGCAAACCTATCAATACATTCTATCCACCCAACACAAACAGTATGTGACGCTGCAGGACGAGATCGATTTTGTACAGTCATATTATTATTTGCTCCGGATCCGCTTTCAGCAGCTCTTAACCGTCGAGATCAATCTGCCCCACAACATCATGCACACCAAGATCCCGCCACTCACCTTGCAGATCCTGGTGGAAAACGCTGTGAAGCACAACAACCTCAACACGGACAAAAAGCTCTTCATCTACATCACGGCCCAGGACAACATGTTTTTGAAAGTGATCAACACCAAAACCGGAAATCTCACGGGCGTACAGTCGTTCCGGGTAGGGCTTGAAAATATTCAGAAGCGATACGAATTCTTTACGGACAAGAAGATCGAGATCAAAGACGACGACAAGTTTTCGGTCACTTTACCGGTCATTCATTTGAAAACACGCGAGCAAGAACAGAAACACAGCGCATGA
- a CDS encoding amidohydrolase family protein, protein MKSIYLKHLFTAMVLVLGLGMPTLLRAQEERTLGPVSGTYAITNVTVIQAPGRKLDMGTVVIKNGIITAVGKGIAVPPEAIVIKGDSLFVYAGFIDGLSRTGVVKPKDETKEKVKDPGNPPPDRAGITPQNDVRNALNPTDKTVEDLRALGFTTAQVVPYGGMLPGNAAVVSLGGKSADEMVLVSKTALYSEFTTAERIYPATVLGVMAKYRELYRQAAQAKSYESLYASNRTGLERPSPDRILEAFYPVIDKREPVLFKAEKILDVQRAITLQTDLGFSLIAANVKEGWDVLPKIKSNNVKVFLSLDLPEEKKEEKKDDKKDVKKEEKAKPDPEKEKLEKRKAEFVTLYAAQPTAFQKAGVPFGFSTLTAKTKDIPANLRRMIKEGLTEDQALAALTTNAAQILGMSDRLGSIDNGKIANLVITRKPYFNEKAQVRYVFVDGVVYKYEAKEEKKTDAKKIDVSGTWSYSIETPQGANSGKLKLKKQGDNYTGTITSPYADKEVELKTVSLDNNQLTYSYSLQVEGSTVNVDAAVTVDADTFEGSVTTAQYGSFPTKGTKDPNR, encoded by the coding sequence ATGAAGAGTATTTACCTGAAACACCTGTTTACCGCTATGGTGCTGGTGTTGGGACTGGGAATGCCAACCCTGCTTCGCGCCCAGGAGGAGCGAACCCTGGGCCCCGTTTCCGGCACGTATGCCATCACGAACGTTACCGTTATCCAGGCCCCCGGACGCAAGCTGGACATGGGCACTGTGGTGATCAAGAACGGGATCATCACCGCTGTGGGCAAAGGCATCGCCGTCCCACCCGAAGCCATCGTCATTAAAGGCGACAGCCTCTTTGTGTATGCCGGCTTTATTGACGGTCTTTCCCGCACGGGCGTCGTCAAGCCCAAAGATGAAACAAAAGAGAAAGTAAAAGACCCGGGCAATCCGCCGCCGGACCGCGCGGGCATCACGCCGCAAAACGACGTGCGCAATGCTTTGAACCCGACCGACAAAACGGTAGAAGACTTACGCGCCCTCGGATTCACCACGGCGCAGGTAGTACCCTATGGTGGCATGTTGCCCGGCAACGCCGCGGTGGTGTCGTTGGGTGGAAAGTCGGCCGACGAAATGGTGTTGGTTTCGAAAACGGCGCTCTATTCGGAGTTCACTACAGCCGAACGCATCTACCCCGCCACGGTGCTGGGGGTGATGGCCAAGTATCGTGAATTGTACCGGCAGGCGGCTCAGGCAAAATCGTATGAATCGCTCTACGCCTCCAATCGCACGGGACTTGAGCGTCCGTCGCCCGACCGTATCCTGGAAGCGTTTTATCCCGTCATCGACAAGCGCGAGCCTGTATTGTTCAAAGCCGAAAAAATACTCGACGTTCAACGCGCCATCACGCTGCAGACTGACTTAGGTTTCTCGCTGATTGCGGCCAACGTGAAAGAAGGATGGGATGTGCTCCCGAAAATAAAATCCAACAACGTGAAAGTGTTCCTGAGCCTCGATCTTCCCGAAGAAAAGAAAGAAGAGAAAAAGGACGACAAGAAAGATGTAAAGAAAGAAGAGAAGGCAAAGCCCGACCCGGAGAAAGAAAAGCTGGAAAAACGCAAGGCTGAATTTGTTACGCTCTACGCTGCGCAACCTACGGCCTTTCAAAAAGCAGGTGTGCCCTTCGGATTCTCGACCCTCACCGCTAAGACCAAAGACATCCCCGCCAACTTGCGTCGCATGATCAAGGAAGGTCTCACCGAAGACCAGGCGTTGGCCGCGCTCACCACAAACGCAGCCCAGATTCTGGGCATGTCCGACCGGTTGGGCTCGATAGACAATGGCAAGATCGCCAACCTTGTCATCACGCGTAAACCGTATTTCAATGAAAAAGCGCAAGTGCGTTATGTGTTCGTGGACGGCGTGGTCTATAAATATGAGGCGAAAGAAGAGAAGAAAACAGACGCCAAGAAAATTGACGTTAGCGGTACGTGGTCCTATTCTATCGAGACGCCACAGGGTGCCAACAGTGGCAAACTGAAGTTGAAGAAGCAAGGCGACAACTACACCGGCACCATCACCTCACCCTATGCCGACAAAGAGGTTGAACTGAAAACCGTATCGCTGGACAACAATCAACTGACGTATTCCTATTCGCTTCAGGTGGAAGGCAGCACGGTCAACGTAGACGCTGCGGTAACCGTTGACGCCGACACCTTCGAGGGCTCCGTGACCACCGCTCAGTATGGAAGTTTTCCCACCAAGGGCACCAAGGATCCCAATCGCTAA
- a CDS encoding amidohydrolase, translated as MKKIFYSFALLALVTFAHAQVERGNLLIKNGTVLTVTKGTFENTDVLVKDGKISQIGKNIAAPAGVKVIDATGQFVMPGIIDAHSHAGLDAINEATSPVTAEVFTGDVLNPFQVTLYRALGGGVTTIHAMHGSANAIGGQCETIKLRYGVKDGDGLRMEGAPRTIKFALGENPTRVHGGGSSIVPRTRMGVEFVIRESFSKAKEYMEAWDKYNKAKTQKGFRGTPPAYNLRLETLAEILKGNIIIHCHSYRADEINMLLNVCKDFGVKRLVFQHVNEGFKVAPELAKFGAMASVFADWWAYKFEVYYSTAYNAAILTRNGVVTSINSDDAELMRHLYHEAAKTQKYGNLTDDEALALITLNPAKQLGIDSRVGSLEVGKEADIAIFNAHPLSSYTIPMITVVDGVVRFDREKDADDVRIYVDPTQAVDIATIQGGEQEDHCMDGAEDAFGKLFGLN; from the coding sequence ATGAAAAAGATATTCTACAGTTTCGCGTTGCTCGCCCTTGTCACCTTCGCCCATGCGCAGGTGGAGCGCGGCAACCTCCTGATAAAAAACGGCACCGTGTTGACGGTGACCAAAGGCACGTTTGAAAATACAGACGTGCTCGTGAAAGATGGCAAGATCAGCCAGATCGGCAAAAACATCGCCGCACCCGCAGGCGTGAAAGTCATCGATGCTACGGGACAATTTGTGATGCCCGGCATCATCGATGCGCACTCCCACGCAGGCCTCGACGCCATCAATGAAGCCACCAGCCCCGTAACAGCGGAAGTATTTACGGGCGATGTGTTAAATCCTTTCCAAGTAACCTTGTATCGCGCATTAGGCGGTGGCGTAACCACGATCCACGCCATGCACGGCTCGGCCAATGCCATCGGCGGCCAATGCGAAACGATCAAGCTGCGCTATGGTGTGAAGGACGGCGACGGTCTTCGCATGGAAGGCGCGCCGCGTACCATCAAATTTGCGCTTGGTGAAAACCCTACGCGTGTTCACGGTGGTGGCAGCAGCATTGTGCCCCGCACCCGCATGGGGGTGGAGTTTGTGATCCGCGAATCGTTCAGCAAAGCCAAGGAATACATGGAGGCGTGGGACAAATACAACAAGGCCAAAACACAAAAAGGCTTTCGCGGCACCCCACCCGCTTACAACCTGCGCCTGGAAACGCTTGCTGAAATCTTAAAAGGCAACATCATTATTCACTGCCACAGCTACCGCGCCGACGAGATCAACATGCTGTTGAACGTGTGCAAAGATTTCGGCGTAAAACGACTGGTGTTCCAGCACGTCAACGAAGGCTTTAAAGTAGCACCTGAGTTGGCAAAGTTTGGCGCCATGGCGTCGGTGTTTGCCGACTGGTGGGCCTATAAATTTGAAGTGTATTACTCGACGGCCTACAACGCGGCGATCCTTACGCGCAACGGCGTAGTGACCTCCATCAACTCCGACGACGCCGAGCTGATGCGCCACCTCTATCATGAAGCCGCCAAGACCCAAAAGTATGGCAACCTCACCGACGACGAGGCCTTGGCCCTGATCACGTTGAATCCGGCCAAGCAACTGGGCATCGATTCGCGGGTAGGTTCTCTGGAAGTGGGCAAGGAGGCAGACATCGCCATCTTCAACGCGCATCCGCTCTCCTCGTACACCATCCCCATGATCACCGTGGTGGACGGTGTGGTGCGCTTCGATCGCGAGAAGGATGCCGATGATGTGCGCATCTACGTCGATCCCACCCAGGCGGTCGACATCGCCACGATTCAAGGCGGCGAGCAAGAAGATCATTGCATGGACGGCGCGGAAGACGCGTTTGGTAAATTGTTTGGCCTTAACTAA